Proteins from a genomic interval of Papaver somniferum cultivar HN1 chromosome 4, ASM357369v1, whole genome shotgun sequence:
- the LOC113276403 gene encoding MLP-like protein 423 has protein sequence MGKIELEVEIKSSPEKFWEGICDSTVLFPKIFPEQYKSIEIVEGDGKSVGTVRLVTYGEAIPIVTFAKEKIEVADETTKSLAYTVIDGEIATLFKFFTATLQISPKGDGSSIKFSVEFEKASDEVPDPDLILELAMKTFSEFDAYLLKA, from the exons ATGGGTAAGATCGAACTTGAGGTAGAGATTAAATCATCACCAGAAAAGTTCTGGGAGGGTATCTGTGACTCTACTGTACTCTTTCCTAAGATCTTCCCTGAACAATACAAAAGCATTGAAATTGTTGAAGGGGATGGAAAGAGTGTCGGCACCGTCCGTCTCGTGACATATGGAGAAG caattcctaTTGTTACTTTCGCTAAGGAGAAGATCGAGGTCGCTGACGAGACAACTAAGTCATTAGCTTACACTGTTATTGATGGAGAAATAGCAACTCTTTTCAAGTTTTTTACAGCCACTctgcaaatttctccaaagggtGATGGAAGCTCGATAAAGTTTTCTGTAGAATTTGAAAAAGCAAGTGATGAGGTTCCTGATCCAGACCTAATCTTGGAATTGGCAATGAAGACCTTCAGCGAATTTGATGCTTACCTTCTCAAGGCATAG